The proteins below are encoded in one region of Pseudonocardia sp. DSM 110487:
- a CDS encoding amino acid synthesis family protein, giving the protein MAVRKFVQFEEQVHAESGLPVSPPLTRVVVGAVAPNPLAGKPAPTDISPLVELSETLGEQLTTRALDRIGDPAGIRAYGKAALIGTAGDPEHGAASPMAVATFAPIVELLTQAGVVAPGSTTFDVRRR; this is encoded by the coding sequence ATGGCTGTTCGCAAGTTCGTGCAGTTCGAGGAGCAGGTGCACGCGGAGTCCGGGCTCCCGGTGTCCCCGCCCCTGACCCGCGTGGTGGTGGGCGCGGTGGCGCCGAACCCCCTCGCGGGCAAGCCGGCGCCGACGGACATCTCGCCGCTGGTGGAGCTGTCGGAGACGCTGGGGGAGCAGCTCACGACCCGCGCACTCGACCGGATCGGGGACCCGGCGGGGATCCGCGCCTACGGCAAGGCGGCCCTCATCGGCACGGCGGGCGATCCGGAACACGGCGCCGCGTCCCCGATGGCGGTGGCCACGTTCGCACCGATCGTCGAGCTCCTCACGCAAGCGGGCGTCGTCGCACCCGGCAGCACCACCTTCGACGTTCGCCGGCGCTGA
- a CDS encoding amino acid synthesis family protein, which produces MRATLRRGRMLIPGNAKIGAAGTPIDLVFGPLEESWDLDAMDTLTVTVADAPRPDELLLLVGYTTGARPNARSKGPTQDEVDALLASFG; this is translated from the coding sequence ATGCGCGCGACCCTGCGTCGCGGGCGGATGCTGATCCCGGGCAACGCGAAGATCGGTGCGGCCGGCACACCGATCGACCTCGTCTTCGGTCCGCTCGAGGAGAGCTGGGACCTGGACGCGATGGACACGCTCACCGTCACCGTCGCGGATGCCCCTCGCCCCGACGAGCTGCTCCTGCTCGTCGGCTACACCACCGGCGCGCGCCCGAACGCCCGCTCGAAGGGCCCCACCCAGGACGAGGTGGACGCCCTGCTCGCGTCGTTCGGCTGA
- a CDS encoding flavin-dependent oxidoreductase, protein MKVLIVGAGIGGLATALFLHDAGIECEIYERSPEIRELGVGINALPLAVGPLAGLGLLDALDEVAVRTKELFYCHRLGQVIMHRPCGMDAGFDVPQLSVHRGRLQGVLLRAVRERLGQDSVRTGHRLVGFEQDGDGVRATFTDPAGARLGDREGDVLIGTDGIHSTVRATFFPDEGPPRWNGVMMWRGATDWPPFLTGRSMIIAGGNPAKLVLYPIGRGGSPDTVLTNWAICARTGEPGDPPPRREDWSRPGDPEELAPHIARFHTQHVDVAGLVAATPAMYEYPMCDRDPLPRWSHGRVTLLGDAGHPMYPMGSNGAGQAVLDAVALTRHLTSGADPETALTAYQDERLPATREIVLRNRAGGPEMVIDEVERRAPDGFDRLDDVIDPAELDAIVKSYAAASVAAPTGR, encoded by the coding sequence GTGAAGGTGCTGATCGTCGGGGCCGGCATCGGCGGGCTGGCCACCGCCCTGTTCCTGCACGACGCCGGGATCGAGTGCGAGATCTACGAGCGCAGTCCCGAGATCCGGGAGCTGGGGGTCGGGATCAACGCGCTGCCACTCGCCGTCGGGCCGCTCGCCGGGCTGGGCCTGCTCGACGCGCTGGACGAGGTGGCCGTCCGCACGAAGGAGCTGTTCTACTGCCACCGCCTCGGCCAGGTGATCATGCACCGGCCGTGCGGCATGGACGCCGGGTTCGACGTCCCGCAGCTGTCGGTGCACCGCGGCCGGTTGCAGGGCGTGCTGCTGCGGGCGGTCCGCGAGCGCCTCGGGCAGGACTCCGTGCGCACCGGGCACCGGCTCGTGGGGTTCGAGCAGGACGGCGACGGCGTCCGGGCGACGTTCACCGACCCGGCGGGCGCTCGGCTGGGCGACCGCGAGGGTGACGTGCTGATCGGCACCGACGGCATCCACTCCACCGTGCGCGCCACGTTCTTCCCCGACGAGGGCCCGCCGCGCTGGAACGGCGTCATGATGTGGCGCGGAGCCACCGACTGGCCGCCGTTCCTGACCGGGCGCTCGATGATCATCGCCGGGGGCAACCCGGCCAAGCTGGTGCTGTACCCGATCGGCCGGGGCGGCTCGCCCGACACCGTGCTCACCAACTGGGCGATCTGCGCCCGCACCGGCGAGCCCGGCGACCCGCCGCCGCGCCGGGAGGACTGGTCCCGCCCGGGCGACCCGGAGGAGCTCGCGCCGCACATCGCGCGCTTCCACACGCAGCACGTCGACGTGGCCGGCCTGGTCGCGGCCACGCCGGCGATGTACGAGTACCCGATGTGCGACCGCGACCCACTGCCCCGCTGGAGCCACGGCCGCGTCACCCTGCTCGGAGATGCCGGCCACCCGATGTACCCGATGGGTTCGAACGGCGCGGGCCAGGCCGTGCTCGACGCCGTCGCCCTCACCCGCCACCTGACCTCCGGTGCCGACCCCGAGACCGCGCTGACCGCCTACCAGGACGAGCGGCTGCCCGCCACCCGCGAGATCGTGCTGCGCAACCGGGCCGGCGGCCCGGAGATGGTGATCGACGAGGTCGAGCGCCGCGCCCCCGACGGCTTCGACCGGCTCGACGACGTGATCGACCCGGCCGAGTTGGATGCGATCGTCAAGAGCTACGCCGCGGCCTCAGTGGCGGCGCCGACCGGCCGCTAG
- a CDS encoding pentapeptide repeat-containing protein produces MGAVSAPDRLTADCSRCAGLCCVALPFAASADFAVDKPAGTPCGHLQPDFSCGIHAGLREAGYPGCTVYDCFGAGQQVVQVTFGGRNWRDHPEVAGSMFAVFPVVRVLHELLRYLSEARALPAAAVLSDALDAALAETDRLAAGTPEELAALDVEAHRRSVADLLGRVSDLARAGSPGPDHRGAQLLGARLRGADLRRASLRGALLVGADLRGADLRCADLLGADLRGADLAGADLRDTLFLTAAQLAAARGDADTRLPPAFPRPRHWAPTTRQGTRRTAARGRRTSGRPTRPVER; encoded by the coding sequence ATGGGTGCGGTGTCCGCCCCCGACCGCCTCACCGCCGACTGCTCTCGCTGCGCAGGCCTCTGCTGCGTCGCCCTCCCGTTCGCGGCGTCGGCCGACTTCGCCGTCGACAAGCCGGCGGGCACGCCGTGCGGGCACCTGCAGCCCGACTTCAGCTGCGGCATCCACGCCGGGCTGCGCGAGGCCGGCTATCCCGGCTGCACGGTCTACGACTGCTTCGGCGCCGGGCAGCAGGTCGTCCAGGTGACGTTCGGCGGGCGGAACTGGCGCGACCACCCGGAGGTCGCCGGGTCGATGTTCGCGGTGTTCCCGGTGGTCCGGGTGCTGCACGAGCTGCTGCGGTACCTCAGCGAGGCACGGGCGCTCCCCGCGGCCGCAGTGCTCTCCGACGCGCTCGACGCGGCGCTCGCCGAGACCGATCGGCTCGCCGCCGGCACGCCCGAGGAGCTCGCCGCGCTCGACGTGGAGGCGCACCGGCGGTCGGTCGCCGACCTGCTGGGGAGGGTGAGCGACCTCGCCAGGGCCGGCAGCCCTGGGCCCGACCACCGCGGGGCGCAGCTGCTGGGCGCCCGGCTGCGCGGCGCCGACCTGCGCCGGGCGAGCTTGCGCGGGGCCCTGCTCGTCGGCGCCGACCTGCGGGGTGCCGACCTGCGCTGCGCCGATCTCCTCGGCGCGGACCTGCGCGGCGCCGACCTCGCGGGCGCCGACCTGCGCGACACGCTCTTCCTCACCGCTGCCCAGCTGGCGGCGGCCCGGGGCGACGCCGACACGCGGCTCCCGCCGGCGTTCCCCCGCCCCCGGCACTGGGCGCCCACCACACGTCAGGGCACCCGCCGGACCGCCGCCCGCGGCCGGCGCACCTCGGGTCGGCCGACGCGCCCGGTCGAGCGGTAG
- a CDS encoding aminotransferase class V-fold PLP-dependent enzyme, translating to MTTVLSARPGVCTPATVTGVDLRVPLVTGEHVRYANLDLAASAPALTAVADHVAALLPYYASVHRGAGYASQVCTAVLERARETVGRFVGARADDVVVFTRNTTDALNLLAGCVPGPVLRLDVEHHANLLAWGPGRVLRAAATVEQTLADLRYALLADRPALLAVTGASNVTGELLPLDEITALAHAAGARVVVDAAQLAPHRNVDIAATGIDYVALSGHKLYAPYGAGALVGRRDWLDVATPYLAGGGAVHAVTAPDEGGATEVSWAPAPHRHEAGTPNVLGAAALAEACRVLPGALDPAHEAALLHRLETGLDALPGVRTLRIWPDSTDRVAVCTFVVDGHPAGRVAAYLSAEHGIGVRDGKFCAHPLLSRLAGTPDDCAVRASLGLGTTVDDVDRLVDAVEWLVTDGPGWDYAVVDGRWSPVPDPRETDPLGIGSPTGAALPGCGH from the coding sequence ATGACCACTGTGCTGTCCGCTCGCCCCGGCGTCTGTACGCCTGCGACCGTCACCGGCGTCGACCTGCGGGTCCCGCTCGTCACGGGCGAGCACGTTCGCTACGCCAACCTCGACCTCGCAGCGAGCGCTCCCGCGCTCACCGCGGTGGCCGATCACGTCGCCGCGCTCCTGCCCTACTACGCCAGCGTCCACCGCGGCGCCGGCTACGCGTCGCAGGTCTGCACCGCCGTGCTGGAACGGGCCCGGGAGACGGTCGGCCGGTTCGTCGGCGCCCGCGCCGACGACGTCGTGGTGTTCACCCGCAACACCACCGACGCGCTCAACCTGCTGGCCGGGTGCGTTCCCGGCCCGGTCCTGCGGCTGGACGTCGAGCACCACGCCAACCTCCTCGCATGGGGCCCCGGCCGGGTGCTGCGCGCCGCCGCGACGGTCGAGCAGACCCTCGCCGACCTGCGCTACGCCCTGCTCGCCGACCGGCCAGCGCTGCTCGCCGTCACCGGGGCGTCCAACGTCACCGGCGAGCTGCTGCCCCTCGACGAGATCACCGCGCTCGCCCACGCCGCGGGCGCCCGCGTGGTCGTCGACGCCGCCCAGCTCGCCCCGCACCGGAACGTCGACATCGCCGCCACCGGCATCGACTACGTCGCCCTGTCCGGGCACAAGCTCTACGCGCCCTACGGCGCCGGGGCGCTCGTCGGGCGCCGCGACTGGCTCGACGTCGCCACGCCGTACCTGGCGGGCGGCGGTGCCGTGCACGCCGTCACCGCGCCCGACGAGGGCGGGGCCACCGAGGTGTCCTGGGCCCCCGCGCCGCACCGGCACGAGGCAGGCACCCCGAACGTCCTCGGCGCCGCAGCGCTCGCCGAGGCCTGCCGTGTGCTGCCCGGCGCGCTCGACCCCGCCCACGAGGCCGCGCTGCTGCACCGGCTCGAGACCGGCCTGGACGCGCTGCCTGGCGTCCGCACGCTGCGGATATGGCCGGACAGCACCGACCGGGTCGCGGTCTGCACGTTCGTGGTCGACGGCCACCCTGCCGGGCGCGTGGCGGCCTACCTGTCGGCGGAGCACGGCATCGGCGTGCGCGACGGGAAGTTCTGCGCCCACCCGCTGCTCTCCCGCCTCGCCGGGACGCCCGACGACTGCGCGGTGCGCGCCAGCCTCGGACTCGGCACCACCGTGGACGACGTGGACCGCCTCGTCGACGCGGTCGAGTGGCTGGTCACGGACGGCCCCGGCTGGGACTACGCCGTGGTCGACGGGCGCTGGAGCCCCGTGCCCGACCCGCGCGAGACGGACCCCCTCGGCATCGGCAGCCCGACGGGCGCCGCGCTGCCGGGTTGCGGCCACTGA
- a CDS encoding FAD-dependent oxidoreductase, with amino-acid sequence MPCPPSLLDPTPTDAPPLTIDVAVVGAGAAGAATAWHLARRGLSVTLLEQRSAGVVWRAAGPAPWADTGLSSGLAVRLWRQVEQATGAALLHVVDGVRQVRADQATAALTAAATAWGARLRHCDEVVAIDHSAGSALVRTHTITLSAARVVLTGAGPAALATDPAAPVVTVVTRGCFAVPALTAHPEIGLTDHSTRP; translated from the coding sequence GTGCCCTGTCCACCGAGCCTGCTGGACCCGACGCCCACCGACGCCCCGCCGCTCACGATCGACGTCGCCGTTGTCGGCGCGGGTGCCGCAGGCGCCGCGACCGCGTGGCACCTCGCCCGCCGCGGGCTGAGCGTCACGCTGCTCGAGCAGAGGTCCGCCGGCGTGGTCTGGCGGGCGGCCGGGCCGGCCCCGTGGGCGGACACCGGGCTGTCCAGCGGGCTCGCCGTCCGGCTCTGGAGGCAGGTCGAGCAGGCCACTGGGGCCGCGTTGCTGCACGTCGTCGACGGCGTCCGCCAGGTGCGGGCCGACCAGGCGACGGCCGCGCTCACGGCCGCGGCCACCGCGTGGGGCGCGCGCCTGCGCCACTGCGATGAGGTCGTCGCGATCGACCACTCCGCCGGGAGCGCGCTGGTCCGCACCCACACGATCACCCTGTCGGCCGCCCGGGTGGTGCTGACCGGAGCCGGGCCGGCCGCCCTCGCCACCGACCCGGCCGCGCCGGTCGTCACCGTCGTGACCCGCGGCTGCTTCGCCGTACCCGCGCTCACGGCACACCCGGAGATCGGCTTGACCGATCACTCCACCCGCCCGTAA
- a CDS encoding ABC transporter substrate-binding protein, with translation MPRPLASWLVAAVVLLSACGSTPTASTADPGVPQPGGTLRFAVSSDQGCVDPQQVGSNDTIFSLRQVVDSLTDQDPAGGELRPWLATSWESNADASSYTFTLREGVTFSDGTPLDAAAVKANFDAVQNLGARGTLPKGYLAGYVGTTVESPTRLTVAFDRPNVQFLQGTSTHSLGILSPATVARSDDDRCASVVGSGPFVIESYTRDESIVLAKRAGYAWGSSLWRSQGEAQLDRIEFRIVPESGVRVGSLASGEVDAIGNIAQQDEALLTAAGAQLLGRPNPGIPFGITFNQASPLGADPAVREAVSLAIDRAEVVATVYTSQTKPATSPLASTTPGYADQSALLPFDPARAGSVLDAAGWLPGPDGIRARNGTPLTVELTWYANSPANRAAVELIQQQVRKVGIDLQLREKPISENTPTLQSGQYVANWGNTTRADPDILRSTYSTAGNNYYRLPSGPLDEVLAQQAAQPDEAARAATVAQAQQLLVREHQTIPVVELTTVLGVAADVHGVAFDASSRIQLHDTWKVQP, from the coding sequence ATGCCTCGACCCCTTGCATCGTGGCTCGTCGCCGCCGTCGTATTGCTGAGCGCATGCGGCTCGACGCCGACGGCGAGCACCGCCGACCCCGGCGTCCCGCAGCCGGGCGGCACGCTGCGCTTCGCGGTGAGCAGCGACCAGGGGTGCGTCGACCCCCAGCAGGTCGGCAGCAACGACACGATCTTCTCGCTGCGCCAGGTGGTCGACTCGCTGACCGACCAGGACCCGGCCGGCGGTGAGCTGCGGCCGTGGCTCGCCACGAGCTGGGAGAGCAACGCCGACGCCAGCTCCTACACGTTCACGCTGCGCGAGGGCGTGACGTTCAGCGACGGCACACCGCTCGACGCCGCGGCGGTCAAGGCGAACTTCGACGCCGTGCAGAACCTCGGAGCCCGCGGCACCCTGCCGAAGGGCTACCTGGCCGGCTACGTGGGCACCACGGTGGAGAGCCCGACCCGGCTCACGGTGGCGTTCGACCGCCCGAACGTGCAGTTCCTGCAGGGCACGTCGACGCACAGCCTGGGCATCCTGTCCCCGGCGACGGTGGCGAGGAGCGACGACGACCGCTGCGCGTCGGTCGTCGGGTCCGGGCCGTTCGTGATCGAGTCCTACACCCGGGACGAGTCGATCGTGCTCGCCAAGCGGGCCGGGTACGCGTGGGGCTCGTCGCTGTGGCGGTCGCAGGGTGAGGCCCAGCTGGACCGGATCGAGTTCCGCATCGTGCCCGAGTCAGGAGTGCGCGTCGGCAGCCTCGCGTCCGGCGAGGTGGATGCCATCGGCAACATCGCGCAGCAGGACGAGGCGCTGCTCACCGCGGCCGGTGCGCAGCTGCTGGGCCGGCCCAACCCGGGCATCCCGTTCGGGATCACGTTCAACCAGGCTTCCCCGCTCGGCGCGGATCCCGCGGTGCGGGAGGCGGTGTCGCTCGCGATCGACCGCGCGGAGGTCGTCGCGACGGTCTACACCTCGCAGACGAAGCCGGCCACCAGCCCGCTCGCCTCGACGACGCCCGGCTACGCCGACCAGTCCGCGTTGCTCCCGTTCGACCCGGCCAGGGCGGGGTCGGTGCTCGACGCCGCGGGCTGGCTGCCCGGTCCGGACGGCATCCGGGCGAGGAACGGCACGCCGCTGACGGTGGAGCTGACCTGGTACGCCAACTCGCCCGCCAACCGGGCGGCCGTCGAGCTGATCCAGCAGCAGGTGCGCAAGGTGGGCATCGATCTGCAGCTGCGGGAGAAGCCGATCTCGGAGAACACACCGACGCTTCAGTCCGGGCAGTACGTCGCGAACTGGGGCAACACCACCCGGGCCGACCCGGACATCCTGCGCAGCACCTACTCGACGGCAGGCAACAACTACTACCGGCTGCCGTCCGGCCCGCTCGACGAGGTGCTCGCCCAGCAGGCGGCGCAGCCGGACGAGGCGGCTCGCGCCGCCACCGTCGCGCAGGCGCAGCAGCTGCTCGTGCGGGAGCACCAGACGATCCCGGTCGTGGAGCTGACAACGGTGTTAGGCGTCGCGGCCGACGTCCACGGTGTGGCGTTCGACGCGAGCTCGCGCATCCAGCTGCACGACACCTGGAAGGTCCAGCCGTGA
- a CDS encoding ABC transporter permease has translation MTGRYLLRRLLAAVGVLWAAFTVSFVVLYLLPGDPVATMASGGLDGEPLPPEQLDALRARYGLDQPVLVQYGQRLLAALTGDFGTSIQNGQDVRSAILEALPPTLQISAAGLAVAVLFGGSVALVATYTRAFWLRQLLMALPSLAVSLPVFWVGLMLVQVFAFGLGLLPSVGANGPAALVLPAVTLGLPTGALLAQVLAKSLSHALGEPYVTTARAKGVGRASVHLRHALRNAALPALTVFGYIVGNLIAGSVVVETVFTRPGLGRLTVAAVGVQDIPVVQGVVVFAAAVFVLVNLAVDLIYPLLDPRIGVTS, from the coding sequence GTGACCGGTCGCTACCTGCTCCGGCGGCTATTGGCTGCGGTGGGGGTGTTGTGGGCGGCGTTCACGGTGTCGTTCGTGGTGCTCTACCTGCTGCCGGGCGACCCGGTGGCGACGATGGCGAGCGGCGGCCTCGACGGCGAGCCGCTCCCGCCCGAGCAGCTCGACGCGCTGCGCGCCCGCTACGGGCTGGACCAGCCGGTGCTCGTGCAGTACGGCCAGCGGCTGCTGGCCGCGCTCACCGGCGACTTCGGGACCTCGATCCAGAACGGGCAGGACGTGCGCTCGGCGATCCTCGAGGCGCTGCCGCCCACGCTGCAGATCTCGGCAGCGGGGCTCGCCGTCGCGGTGCTCTTCGGCGGCTCGGTGGCGCTCGTCGCCACGTACACGCGCGCGTTCTGGCTGCGGCAGCTGCTGATGGCGCTGCCCTCGCTCGCGGTGTCGCTGCCGGTGTTCTGGGTCGGGCTCATGCTCGTGCAGGTCTTCGCGTTCGGGCTCGGCCTGCTGCCGTCGGTGGGCGCGAACGGCCCTGCCGCCCTCGTGCTGCCGGCGGTGACGCTCGGGCTGCCGACCGGAGCGCTGCTCGCGCAGGTGCTCGCGAAGAGCCTGTCGCATGCGCTCGGCGAGCCGTACGTCACCACGGCGCGCGCCAAGGGCGTCGGCCGCGCCAGCGTCCACCTGCGGCACGCGCTGCGCAACGCCGCGCTGCCCGCGCTCACCGTGTTCGGCTACATCGTCGGCAACCTCATCGCCGGGTCGGTGGTGGTCGAGACGGTGTTCACCCGGCCGGGGCTCGGACGGCTCACGGTGGCTGCGGTCGGGGTGCAGGACATACCGGTCGTGCAGGGGGTCGTGGTGTTCGCCGCGGCGGTGTTCGTGCTGGTCAACCTGGCGGTGGACCTGATCTACCCGCTGCTCGACCCGCGGATAGGGGTCACGTCGTGA
- a CDS encoding ABC transporter permease: MLRRPGLVVSLAYVALVLLAAFAPHVLAPGDPAVGVPAERLQPPGAAHVFGTDYLGRDVYTRVVHGAALSLQATLIAVSVALVVGGLVGVLAGFVRGWLDEVLMRGVDVLLAVPAVLLSLALITALGYGTVKVAIAVGIASVASFARVMRAETLRVRQSVYVEAARSVGTRWHVTLLRHVLPNAAGPVLVLAVLEFGLAILAVSSLSFLGYGAPPPAPEWGSLVAEGRNYMAVAWWLCAVPGAAIAAAVLAVNRISRALDGAR; the protein is encoded by the coding sequence CTGCTGCGCAGGCCGGGGCTCGTCGTCTCGTTGGCCTATGTAGCGCTGGTTCTGCTCGCGGCGTTCGCGCCGCACGTACTGGCGCCGGGCGACCCGGCCGTCGGCGTGCCCGCGGAACGCCTGCAGCCGCCCGGCGCGGCGCACGTGTTCGGCACCGACTACCTCGGCCGCGACGTCTACACCCGCGTCGTCCACGGCGCGGCGCTCTCGCTGCAGGCCACGCTGATCGCGGTGTCGGTCGCGCTCGTCGTCGGCGGGCTGGTGGGCGTGCTCGCCGGGTTCGTCCGCGGCTGGCTCGACGAGGTGCTCATGCGCGGCGTCGACGTGCTGCTCGCGGTCCCAGCGGTGCTGCTGTCGCTCGCGCTGATCACGGCACTCGGGTACGGCACGGTGAAGGTGGCGATCGCCGTGGGCATCGCGAGCGTGGCGAGCTTCGCCCGGGTGATGCGCGCGGAGACGTTGCGCGTGCGGCAGTCCGTCTACGTCGAGGCGGCGCGCTCGGTCGGCACCCGCTGGCACGTCACGCTGCTGCGGCACGTGCTGCCGAACGCGGCCGGGCCGGTGCTGGTGCTCGCCGTGCTGGAGTTCGGGCTCGCGATCCTCGCGGTGTCGTCGCTGTCCTTCCTCGGCTACGGCGCGCCGCCACCGGCGCCCGAGTGGGGTTCGCTGGTGGCCGAGGGCCGCAACTACATGGCGGTGGCCTGGTGGCTGTGCGCGGTGCCGGGCGCCGCGATCGCGGCCGCCGTCCTGGCCGTGAACCGGATCTCCCGCGCGCTGGACGGCGCCCGGTGA
- a CDS encoding ABC transporter ATP-binding protein — MTAPLLEVEDLRVSYATVSAVRGVSLTVAPGEVVAVVGESGSGKSTLAHAVAGLLPGTGRIDTGRITLAEQELTGMSDRAWRTVRGRRIGLVRQDPGVALNPVQRVGAQVAEALTVHGLADRRGAPARAVELLAEAGLPDAAARARQYPHELSGGMRQRVLIAIAIAARPQLLVADEPTSALDATVQRHILDRLDELVRASGTAVLLITHDLGVAADRADRLVVMQAGRVVEEGPAREVLAAPRDPYTRRLLESAPGLRRIERPTRRVAPSDSPVVEVRDLVKEFPLGRGRIRAVDGVSFSIARGETLALVGESGSGKSTTARLVLRLADPTSGTVEFDGTDITRVRGRAWRELRRRAQLIYQNPYASLDPRFSIAEVIAEPLRAFRVGDGRSRRARAAELLDRVALPESVLDRRPAELSGGQRQRVAIARALALSPDLVVCDEPVSALDVSVSAQVLDLLAELQVDAGLTYLFISHDLAVVRRIAHRVGVLRAGKLLELAPTERLFADPQHEYTRELLAAIAGRRLEETA; from the coding sequence GTGACCGCGCCACTGCTGGAGGTCGAAGACCTGCGCGTCTCCTACGCAACGGTCTCGGCCGTGCGGGGCGTCTCGCTGACCGTCGCGCCGGGCGAGGTCGTCGCCGTCGTCGGCGAGTCCGGCTCGGGGAAGTCGACGCTCGCGCACGCCGTCGCCGGGCTGCTCCCGGGGACGGGCCGGATCGACACCGGCCGGATCACGCTCGCGGAACAGGAGCTCACCGGGATGTCCGACCGGGCATGGCGCACGGTGCGCGGCCGGCGGATCGGCCTCGTGCGGCAGGACCCTGGCGTCGCGCTCAACCCCGTGCAGCGGGTCGGCGCGCAGGTCGCCGAGGCGCTGACCGTGCACGGCCTGGCCGATCGCCGAGGTGCCCCGGCCCGGGCCGTCGAGCTGCTCGCCGAGGCCGGGCTGCCCGATGCCGCGGCGCGCGCCCGGCAGTACCCGCACGAGCTGTCGGGCGGGATGCGCCAGCGCGTGCTCATCGCGATCGCGATTGCTGCACGCCCGCAGCTGCTCGTGGCCGACGAGCCCACCAGTGCCCTCGACGCCACCGTGCAGCGGCACATCCTCGACCGCCTCGACGAGCTGGTCCGCGCGTCCGGCACGGCCGTACTGCTGATCACCCACGACCTGGGCGTTGCGGCCGACCGCGCCGACCGGCTCGTCGTGATGCAGGCAGGGCGGGTGGTGGAGGAGGGGCCTGCGCGGGAGGTGCTGGCCGCGCCGCGGGATCCGTACACGCGGCGGTTGCTGGAGAGCGCGCCGGGGCTGCGGCGGATCGAACGGCCGACTCGCCGTGTCGCGCCGTCGGACTCGCCGGTGGTGGAGGTGCGGGACCTGGTCAAGGAGTTCCCGCTGGGGCGGGGGCGGATCCGGGCCGTCGACGGGGTGAGCTTCTCGATCGCTCGCGGGGAGACGCTGGCGCTGGTCGGCGAGTCGGGTTCGGGCAAGTCGACCACCGCCCGGCTGGTGCTGCGGCTCGCCGACCCCACGTCCGGCACCGTGGAGTTCGACGGCACCGACATCACCCGCGTGCGCGGGCGGGCGTGGCGGGAGCTGCGGCGGCGTGCGCAGTTGATCTACCAGAACCCGTACGCCTCCCTCGACCCCCGCTTCTCGATTGCCGAGGTGATCGCCGAGCCGCTGCGTGCGTTCCGGGTGGGGGACGGCCGGTCGCGCCGGGCGCGGGCCGCCGAGCTGCTGGATCGGGTCGCGCTGCCGGAGTCGGTGCTCGACCGGCGGCCCGCTGAGCTCTCGGGCGGGCAGCGCCAGCGGGTGGCGATCGCGCGTGCGCTGGCCCTCTCACCCGACCTCGTGGTGTGCGACGAGCCGGTGTCCGCCCTCGACGTCAGCGTGTCGGCGCAGGTGCTGGACCTGCTCGCGGAACTGCAGGTCGACGCGGGACTCACCTACCTGTTCATCTCCCACGACCTCGCCGTGGTGCGCCGGATCGCGCACCGCGTGGGCGTGCTGCGCGCCGGGAAGCTGCTCGAGCTCGCACCCACCGAGCGGCTCTTCGCCGACCCGCAGCACGAGTACACGCGCGAGCTGCTCGCCGCGATCGCGGGACGCCGGTTGGAGGAAACGGCATGA